From the genome of Miscanthus floridulus cultivar M001 chromosome 10, ASM1932011v1, whole genome shotgun sequence, one region includes:
- the LOC136485935 gene encoding uncharacterized protein — MGSSSAAAVAGTIFSAMKRLFKLDKVTGGASVELWVVITALLLVIRFLIESSGARVYTSRFTTATVQVLSLLNYNMVHYTIGQMQLSAARVNDYFQVWAVLLATLQCSVNVGRPYSRSKQIPLLDIMSSLWAANLLRVQTVSHLKIPLWLIWALNVAPVLSYFFSSDKRQPKRIKATRGSSQIDYMRYEHTLSAGNSGNAGNASSSSTMCGYNYLVHGEDKALQGNSSIQQEWKVGSGGKKPMHTVFTVLSVYMS; from the coding sequence ATGGGGTCGTCCTCTGCAGCTGCAGTTGCAGGCACAATATTTTCGGCGATGAAAAGGCTCTTTAAGCTCGACAAAGTCACTGGAGGAGCGAGCGTGGAGCTGTGGGTGGTGATCACTGCGCTGCTACTGGTGATTCGGTTCCTCATCGAGTCCTCCGGCGCGCGAGTCTACACCAGCAGGTTCACGACGGCCACCGTCCAGGTCCTCTCCCTGCTCAACTACAACATGGTGCACTACACCATTGGGCAGATGCAGCTATCGGCGGCGCGGGTGAACGACTACTTCCAGGTGTGGGCGGTGCTCCTGGCCACCCTGCAGTGCAGCGTCAATGTCGGGCGTCCGTACAGCAGGTCCAAGCAGATCCCTTTGCTTGACATCATGTCGTCGTTGTGGGCGGCCAATCTCCTCCGCGTGCAGACCGTCTCCCATCTCAAGATCCCTCTGTGGTTGATCTGGGCACTCAATGTAGCCCCGGTGCTCTCCTATTTCTTCTCCTCCGACAAAAGGCAGCCGAAGAGAATCAAGGCAACACGAGGCTCGTCACAGATCGACTACATGAGGTATGAGCATACGCTCTCTGCAGGCAACAGCGGCAACGCCGGCAACGCCAGTTCTTCTTCCACCATGTGCGGGTACAACTACTTGGTCCATGGGGAAGATAAAGCTCTCCAGGGAAATTCTTCAATTCAACAGGAGTGGAAAGTCGGATCTGGCGGAAAAAAACCGATGCATACTGTATTCACCGTGCTCTCTGTATACATGTCATAA